The following proteins are co-located in the Lacticaseibacillus paracasei subsp. paracasei genome:
- a CDS encoding TMEM175 family protein, which yields MSKSRIEAFSDGVFAILITILVLEFHPVAGRPGTLLHQVTGQMPLLITYLTSYFYVGTLWLFHHDYFTHVKRTTTALNILNLILLFTATLINYSMSLVAMALRTLNHADMQVAFIVYDIVGLLISLSYWLIYHYLSTHPQLTDHGITSPTQRIDPLISGLIYGSSILVSWLNVWIAGVLLLLGIVFHFIAYLRMRLPAMH from the coding sequence ATGTCAAAATCTCGTATCGAAGCGTTTAGCGATGGCGTGTTTGCCATTTTAATCACTATTTTGGTGCTTGAATTTCATCCCGTTGCTGGCCGACCAGGGACGCTGTTGCACCAAGTAACCGGACAAATGCCATTATTAATCACTTACCTCACCTCTTATTTTTACGTCGGTACCTTGTGGCTTTTCCACCACGACTACTTTACTCATGTTAAGAGAACCACCACGGCGCTGAATATTTTGAATCTCATCCTGTTATTCACCGCAACGTTAATCAACTACAGCATGTCACTGGTTGCAATGGCGTTACGAACCTTGAATCATGCTGACATGCAGGTAGCGTTTATTGTCTACGACATTGTCGGTCTCTTAATTTCGCTTTCTTATTGGTTGATTTATCATTACCTAAGCACCCATCCACAACTCACCGATCATGGCATCACCAGTCCTACACAACGTATCGATCCGTTAATCAGTGGCTTAATTTATGGTAGTTCCATTTTGGTCAGTTGGCTGAACGTTTGGATCGCTGGCGTCTTGCTACTACTTGGTATCGTCTTCCATTTCATCGCTTATTTACGCATGCGCCTGCCTGCTATGCATTAA
- a CDS encoding VOC family protein produces the protein MTGIILPEETRVDFVALKVANLTLVSQWYQQVARLDLLRQNGSTIYLGTRLNQQVLVVLHQITGLQAQQPVTGLDHFAILLPNPGALGAAYRIVAKDQTVTTAFQTGYREGFIAHDPEGNGVAFTIDRAIEQYQEERQYNWEDETLQSIDPATIGEHAARKYDRLPSGTTIGYVQFRVSDLPATSHYLEQGLGFREKTSHDPNEVFLAAGDYRHHIGINLRLDAKLALPTPDMYGLDYVSFILPDQHAMENILMNLDAAGLTDYDYNKDNQFLMIAGPNRLTLWFRVA, from the coding sequence ATGACAGGAATCATATTGCCAGAAGAGACTCGAGTGGATTTTGTCGCGCTTAAAGTGGCGAATTTGACGTTGGTGAGTCAATGGTATCAGCAGGTTGCGCGGTTAGATCTGCTACGGCAAAATGGGTCAACGATTTATTTAGGCACTCGGCTTAATCAACAGGTTTTAGTGGTATTGCATCAAATTACAGGGCTGCAGGCACAACAACCGGTGACTGGCTTGGATCATTTTGCCATTTTGTTACCGAATCCAGGTGCCTTAGGTGCGGCTTATCGCATTGTGGCTAAGGATCAAACTGTAACGACCGCCTTTCAGACAGGTTATCGGGAAGGCTTCATTGCCCATGATCCTGAAGGCAACGGGGTCGCTTTCACCATTGATCGCGCGATTGAACAGTATCAAGAAGAACGACAATATAACTGGGAAGACGAAACGCTTCAGTCGATTGACCCGGCAACCATTGGCGAACATGCCGCTCGGAAATATGATCGATTGCCATCTGGTACGACGATTGGTTATGTCCAATTTCGGGTGTCCGATTTACCAGCGACAAGTCATTATCTTGAACAGGGATTGGGTTTTCGCGAAAAGACTAGCCATGATCCAAATGAGGTTTTTTTAGCGGCAGGGGATTATCGGCACCACATTGGCATTAACTTAAGACTGGATGCTAAGTTGGCGTTGCCGACGCCGGATATGTATGGTTTGGATTATGTGAGTTTTATCTTGCCAGATCAGCACGCTATGGAAAACATTTTGATGAACCTTGATGCGGCAGGTTTAACGGATTACGATTATAATAAAGACAATCAATTTTTGATGATTGCTGGTCCTAATCGCCTAACGCTGTGGTTTCGGGTGGCGTGA
- a CDS encoding C69 family dipeptidase translates to MKIESACTSILVGKKASIDGSTMIARNDDTFSPLTPQRFYMHAGWKGEKSLHVKSPLNGFEADLPENGYRYNAVPNVENDKLGDYEESGINERNVAMSATESTYGNERALGFDPLVKDGLDEDLIVNMVLPFIESARHGVEYLGQLIKQYGSPAGNSVLFSDKDNVWYMEIVTGHHWVAQRIPDDAYAIAANQVAIQQVDFDDTDNFVWSEGIQEFVDAHHLNTDKEGWNFRHIFGTMNEKDRHYNTPRVWYGHKILNPEIEADPESAELPFIMHTDHLINREDIAQILGSHYNETPFDPYGHGSDADRFRYRPIGLNRTQNSHILQLRRDVNEGLAAIMWLAIGMPTFSPYVPFYCNANDTDPSYSKTPKTFDIDADSAYWLHRLLDVLVEAHYTQFIQADRDYLTALNRDYREMIQATDDGAKDLGDKELTQYLTEANYKLVDHTKQATKALINNYVMESLKLSKLTFNMDKNL, encoded by the coding sequence ATGAAAATTGAATCTGCATGCACCTCGATTCTGGTCGGTAAGAAGGCCAGCATCGATGGTTCAACGATGATCGCACGTAACGACGACACCTTCAGTCCCCTAACACCACAACGTTTCTATATGCACGCGGGCTGGAAAGGCGAGAAATCGCTGCACGTTAAATCACCTTTGAACGGTTTCGAAGCAGACTTGCCGGAGAACGGCTATCGCTATAATGCTGTCCCAAATGTTGAGAACGATAAACTCGGTGATTACGAGGAAAGCGGGATCAACGAACGCAATGTCGCGATGTCAGCCACCGAAAGTACTTACGGCAATGAACGGGCGTTGGGGTTTGATCCGTTGGTTAAAGATGGGCTTGATGAAGACTTGATCGTCAACATGGTGCTGCCATTCATCGAATCTGCTCGTCATGGGGTTGAGTATCTGGGTCAACTCATCAAGCAATACGGCTCTCCTGCTGGCAACTCGGTGTTGTTTTCCGACAAAGATAATGTCTGGTATATGGAAATCGTGACTGGCCATCATTGGGTTGCACAGCGCATTCCTGATGATGCCTACGCGATTGCTGCTAATCAGGTTGCTATCCAGCAAGTTGACTTTGATGATACCGACAATTTTGTCTGGAGTGAAGGTATTCAAGAATTCGTCGATGCGCATCACCTGAACACCGACAAAGAAGGTTGGAACTTCCGCCACATTTTCGGCACGATGAATGAAAAGGATCGTCACTACAACACGCCGCGTGTGTGGTATGGTCACAAAATTCTGAATCCAGAAATCGAAGCTGATCCCGAATCGGCCGAATTGCCATTCATCATGCATACCGATCACCTGATCAACCGTGAAGACATTGCCCAAATCCTCGGCAGCCATTACAACGAGACGCCATTTGATCCTTATGGTCATGGTAGTGATGCCGATCGTTTCCGTTACCGGCCAATCGGCTTGAACCGTACGCAAAATTCACACATTTTGCAGCTACGCCGTGATGTCAATGAAGGACTTGCTGCCATTATGTGGCTAGCGATTGGCATGCCGACTTTCAGCCCGTATGTACCGTTTTATTGCAACGCCAACGATACCGATCCAAGCTACTCTAAAACGCCGAAAACATTCGATATTGATGCCGATTCAGCTTACTGGCTGCATCGCCTCTTGGATGTGTTAGTCGAAGCGCATTACACCCAGTTTATTCAAGCAGATCGCGATTATTTAACTGCCCTGAATCGTGACTATCGTGAAATGATCCAAGCCACCGACGACGGTGCCAAGGATCTTGGAGATAAAGAGTTGACGCAGTATTTAACTGAAGCCAATTACAAGTTAGTTGATCACACCAAGCAAGCTACTAAAGCTTTGATTAACAACTATGTCATGGAAAGTTTAAAACTGTCGAAGTTAACGTTTAATATGGATAAAAATCTTTAA
- a CDS encoding TetR family transcriptional regulator, producing the protein MPKPTFFRLPEAKQKRLMDAANKEFARAPFNDASISHIIKDAGIPRGSYYQYFDDKADLYFYLLEQVRHRAVAALQQVMAKHHGDLFAAMSEFFGLTIDALVQGPHAALYRNVFLHMDFHSASKMAGSPLAERPRGHHEIHQYLLANIDRRQLRIKSDDDVSLLIRQIVGMFMQTIGYFYSRQTKGKEVTVAELKQRTNQILDWLQYGVASEGERH; encoded by the coding sequence ATGCCGAAACCAACGTTTTTTCGGTTACCGGAAGCAAAGCAAAAACGTCTAATGGATGCCGCTAATAAAGAGTTTGCCCGCGCACCATTTAATGATGCTAGTATTAGTCATATTATAAAGGATGCAGGGATTCCGCGCGGTAGTTATTATCAATATTTTGATGACAAAGCCGATCTTTATTTTTATTTATTGGAACAAGTGCGGCATCGCGCAGTTGCTGCTTTGCAACAGGTGATGGCCAAACATCACGGGGATCTTTTTGCCGCTATGTCAGAATTTTTTGGGCTGACGATTGATGCGCTGGTTCAAGGTCCGCATGCAGCACTTTATCGCAATGTCTTTTTGCATATGGATTTCCACAGTGCCTCAAAAATGGCCGGATCACCTTTAGCTGAGCGGCCCCGTGGGCATCATGAGATACATCAGTATTTGCTGGCAAATATTGATCGTCGTCAGTTACGAATCAAAAGCGACGATGATGTCAGTTTGCTCATTCGTCAGATTGTCGGGATGTTCATGCAGACAATCGGCTATTTTTATTCACGCCAGACTAAAGGTAAAGAGGTGACCGTTGCTGAGTTGAAGCAACGCACCAATCAAATTCTGGACTGGTTGCAGTACGGCGTTGCCAGTGAAGGGGAACGTCATTAA
- a CDS encoding flavodoxin family protein, giving the protein MKILGIYGGQDANGLTASLVKEVLAGVAAPATTEFVDLNQYQIHPDKPETTNPTLDKLEAKLKAADVWVLGTPTYFGTVAGQFKQLLDCMRHRMTRMTHKGDTLPGQFKDKHYVSVTSCFATGLDNTFTHQTDATLVAIDKAMAAAGVHKITELVLPHTWGMASLPLAKVNQAHQLGEKLGTFKKKDDETVKRYFLLFGMIAVMALATMGIQLLLPGIATNFWWRYVSFVVIFFVLLACLLHYATFMRHKRR; this is encoded by the coding sequence ATGAAAATTTTGGGGATATACGGTGGTCAGGATGCTAATGGCCTCACCGCCAGCTTAGTCAAAGAAGTGCTGGCCGGCGTTGCAGCGCCCGCCACAACTGAGTTTGTCGATTTGAATCAATATCAAATTCATCCTGACAAACCTGAGACCACAAATCCAACGCTGGATAAACTCGAGGCCAAATTAAAAGCTGCTGATGTTTGGGTATTAGGTACACCAACCTATTTTGGCACTGTCGCTGGTCAATTTAAGCAACTGCTGGACTGTATGCGCCATCGCATGACGCGAATGACTCATAAAGGTGACACCTTGCCTGGGCAATTCAAGGACAAGCATTATGTCAGTGTCACCAGTTGTTTTGCCACGGGCTTGGACAATACATTCACGCACCAAACTGATGCGACCTTGGTTGCGATTGATAAAGCCATGGCAGCAGCAGGTGTCCATAAAATAACCGAACTGGTTTTACCGCATACTTGGGGGATGGCCTCACTGCCACTGGCAAAGGTCAATCAAGCCCACCAACTCGGCGAAAAATTAGGCACATTTAAGAAAAAGGATGATGAAACCGTGAAACGATACTTCTTATTATTCGGCATGATTGCTGTGATGGCGCTGGCGACGATGGGCATTCAGTTACTTTTACCTGGCATCGCCACCAACTTCTGGTGGCGCTATGTCAGCTTCGTGGTAATCTTCTTTGTTCTGTTAGCCTGCCTACTGCACTACGCCACCTTCATGCGCCACAAGCGGCGCTGA
- a CDS encoding histidine phosphatase family protein, which translates to MTIRLYLVRHGETPMNAARQLQGITDAALTAKGRAAADRLGELLRPVPFAKVFTSDRGRTIETAHRIIAGHQPQPPLIQLSALREYYFGGLEGDSGNAVITRTIRQFGVAAAFRAWRGSERFAGLVRSIREADPTHQAEDLPDLIARVHQAFTQVIAQSPDNSDLLVVSHGMLLSALIYQLAPEDLPFMLLKNTSVTRVDITEKQWQVRGVNLTRERDILALRGSATSTAPDAASDQSPK; encoded by the coding sequence ATGACGATAAGGCTATATTTGGTTAGACATGGCGAAACGCCTATGAACGCGGCACGACAATTGCAAGGCATCACAGATGCGGCGTTGACGGCTAAGGGACGCGCCGCTGCCGACCGATTAGGCGAGTTGCTACGGCCAGTGCCTTTTGCAAAAGTCTTTACCAGTGATCGCGGCAGGACAATTGAAACCGCTCATCGGATTATTGCTGGTCATCAGCCGCAACCGCCACTGATTCAATTGTCCGCCTTACGTGAATATTATTTTGGCGGCTTAGAAGGTGATTCTGGTAACGCCGTCATCACCCGCACGATTCGTCAATTTGGGGTGGCTGCCGCTTTTCGGGCTTGGCGCGGGTCGGAGCGTTTTGCTGGACTCGTGCGGTCAATTCGAGAAGCAGATCCGACCCATCAGGCAGAGGACTTACCGGATTTGATTGCTCGTGTCCATCAGGCTTTTACCCAAGTGATCGCCCAAAGCCCGGATAACAGTGACCTTCTAGTTGTTTCGCACGGTATGTTACTGAGTGCGTTGATTTATCAGCTGGCGCCAGAGGACTTGCCGTTTATGCTGTTGAAGAATACCAGTGTGACGCGGGTTGACATCACAGAGAAGCAGTGGCAGGTGCGCGGCGTTAATTTAACTCGTGAACGCGACATTTTGGCACTTCGCGGCTCCGCAACATCAACGGCACCCGATGCTGCCTCGGATCAGTCGCCAAAGTGA
- a CDS encoding MDR family MFS transporter: protein MVREIQLRWLLTGALLSSIGMSFIWPLTSIYLHNRLDISLTVIGVVLLLNSLGSVVGSIIGGRLYDQGDPYRLALFGVGLTGLVLIGLTLWHGWPAYSIWLTLLGIGSGWNITMVNSLGTSIRSKDGRYVFTMLYFAQNVGVVVGTALVGFVYDISITLLFLIAVVLYGIFFGIVLIKFRPAAKTAQPTRKETTTETPKPSLPGANKLMLTTFFFALLIFWLMYQQWSSNLSVYMTGLGIPLRNYSFLWTLNAALIVVIQLFLNWFNEHVNGIQIIYQILFGLVMVAISFLILITAHTYALFMIAMIALTTGEATASPAIPALVNDLTPREIKGRYQGFVNSWGSVGRALGPLFGGLIIDWLSYRSLFIIAAVGVFVLVAVLIVVWIRTRRRLVRYQ, encoded by the coding sequence TTGGTGCGCGAAATTCAGTTACGCTGGTTACTGACAGGTGCCTTACTTAGTAGCATTGGCATGAGTTTCATCTGGCCTTTAACCAGCATTTATTTGCATAATCGCCTAGACATTTCGCTAACTGTCATCGGTGTCGTTTTACTGCTAAATTCGCTTGGGAGCGTCGTCGGCAGTATCATTGGCGGACGTCTGTACGACCAAGGCGACCCCTACCGCCTTGCTTTGTTTGGGGTGGGGCTCACCGGCTTGGTCTTGATCGGTTTGACCTTGTGGCACGGCTGGCCAGCCTACAGCATTTGGCTGACCTTACTGGGCATTGGCTCAGGGTGGAACATTACGATGGTGAATTCACTCGGCACAAGCATCCGATCAAAAGACGGCCGCTATGTCTTCACGATGCTCTACTTTGCGCAAAATGTCGGTGTTGTGGTTGGCACTGCGTTGGTTGGGTTTGTTTATGATATCAGCATTACCCTACTTTTTTTGATTGCGGTTGTGTTATATGGCATTTTCTTTGGGATCGTCCTAATCAAATTCCGACCGGCGGCAAAAACAGCGCAACCGACACGAAAAGAAACGACGACCGAAACACCAAAGCCGAGTTTGCCTGGTGCAAACAAGCTGATGTTGACCACTTTCTTTTTTGCCTTGCTCATCTTTTGGCTCATGTATCAACAATGGTCATCCAATTTGTCCGTCTACATGACTGGACTAGGCATTCCGTTACGCAATTACAGTTTCCTGTGGACCTTGAATGCCGCTTTAATCGTCGTCATTCAACTCTTTTTAAACTGGTTCAACGAACACGTCAACGGCATTCAGATTATCTATCAAATTCTTTTTGGTCTCGTGATGGTTGCCATCTCATTTCTCATTCTGATCACCGCGCACACATATGCGCTTTTCATGATCGCAATGATTGCTTTGACAACTGGCGAAGCGACCGCATCCCCTGCTATTCCTGCACTCGTTAACGATCTGACTCCGCGTGAAATCAAAGGCCGCTACCAAGGTTTCGTCAATTCTTGGGGTTCCGTTGGTCGCGCACTCGGGCCATTATTCGGCGGTCTAATCATCGACTGGCTCAGCTATCGCAGTTTGTTCATCATTGCCGCAGTCGGTGTGTTTGTGCTAGTCGCTGTGCTTATCGTTGTTTGGATCCGAACTCGGCGGCGATTGGTGCGATATCAGTAA
- a CDS encoding ABC transporter ATP-binding protein gives MADQKKSETTKQPSGPRMGPGGRAGLVEKPKNFWGTTARLFGYMRNRLIGIIAVLVLAIASTVFQIRTPKILGEATTEIFKGVMKGQAEQKAGMSVGTYPVDFDKIKQIILIVLVLYLGSALFSFLQQFIMTRISQNTVYQLRKDLKYKMKTVPIKYYDTHSNGDIMSRAINDMDNIASTLQQSLTQMVTSAVMFVGTIWMMLTISWKLTLIALVTIPLGLIVVGIVAPKSQRFFAAQQKALGLLNNQVEETYGGQVIIKSFNREDDEVRDFEGQNQAFYNAAWKAQFVSGIIMPLMIFLNNIGYVFVAIMGGIEVANGAITLGNVQAFLQYMQQFSQPISQLANLANTIQSTIASAERIFAVLDEQDMQDEPSGVPAVANDPNKLVMDHVQFGYTPDMLLLKDYNLQVKPGQMVAIVGPTGAGKTTIINLLERFYDISGGSIRLNGTDTRDMKREAVRSHFAMVLQDTWLFTGTIWDNLKYGREDATDDEVLAAAKAAHVDNFVRQLPDGYNTILNEEASNISQGQRQLLTIARAFVADPEILILDEATSSVDTRTEIHIQHAMNRLLTNRTSFVVAHRLSTIRDADNIIVMDHGSIVETGNHDELMAKNGFYADLYNSQFSGNVAI, from the coding sequence ATGGCAGATCAAAAAAAGTCTGAAACCACGAAGCAGCCGTCCGGCCCTCGGATGGGTCCAGGCGGCCGTGCCGGTCTCGTTGAAAAGCCGAAGAATTTCTGGGGCACGACGGCGCGTTTGTTTGGTTACATGCGCAATCGGCTGATTGGGATCATTGCCGTACTGGTTTTGGCGATTGCCTCAACCGTCTTTCAGATTCGCACGCCGAAAATTTTAGGGGAAGCCACAACTGAAATTTTTAAAGGCGTCATGAAGGGGCAAGCTGAACAAAAAGCTGGCATGTCAGTTGGCACTTATCCAGTTGATTTTGACAAGATCAAACAGATTATCTTAATCGTCCTAGTCTTGTATTTGGGCAGTGCACTGTTCAGTTTCCTGCAGCAGTTCATTATGACCCGAATTTCGCAGAACACGGTTTATCAACTGCGAAAAGATTTGAAGTACAAGATGAAAACTGTGCCGATTAAGTATTACGACACGCACAGCAACGGTGATATCATGTCGCGGGCGATTAATGATATGGACAATATCGCCTCAACTTTGCAGCAAAGTCTGACACAAATGGTGACAAGTGCTGTGATGTTTGTCGGGACGATCTGGATGATGTTGACGATCTCTTGGAAACTCACGCTGATTGCTTTGGTGACGATTCCGCTTGGCCTGATTGTGGTCGGGATCGTTGCGCCTAAGTCACAAAGGTTCTTCGCTGCTCAGCAGAAAGCCTTAGGGTTGCTGAATAACCAAGTTGAAGAAACTTATGGCGGCCAAGTCATCATCAAGAGTTTCAACCGTGAAGACGATGAAGTCCGCGATTTTGAAGGTCAGAACCAAGCATTTTATAATGCGGCTTGGAAGGCCCAGTTTGTTTCTGGGATCATCATGCCGCTCATGATCTTCCTGAACAACATCGGTTATGTTTTTGTAGCAATCATGGGTGGTATCGAAGTTGCCAACGGTGCCATTACACTGGGGAATGTGCAAGCTTTCCTGCAATACATGCAACAGTTCTCTCAGCCGATTTCACAATTGGCCAACTTGGCTAACACGATTCAGTCAACGATTGCCAGTGCCGAACGAATCTTTGCTGTTCTGGACGAACAGGACATGCAAGACGAGCCGTCTGGTGTGCCAGCAGTCGCAAATGATCCGAACAAATTAGTGATGGATCACGTACAATTTGGGTATACACCGGATATGCTGCTGTTGAAGGATTACAATTTACAAGTGAAACCAGGGCAAATGGTGGCCATTGTTGGACCAACTGGGGCCGGCAAAACCACGATCATCAACTTGCTGGAACGTTTCTACGACATCAGTGGCGGTTCGATTCGCTTGAACGGGACAGACACGCGTGATATGAAGCGAGAGGCAGTTCGCTCGCATTTTGCTATGGTGCTTCAGGATACGTGGCTGTTTACCGGTACCATTTGGGATAATTTGAAGTATGGTCGAGAAGATGCGACAGACGATGAAGTGCTTGCGGCTGCCAAGGCGGCGCACGTTGATAACTTTGTCCGGCAGTTGCCAGATGGCTATAACACGATTCTGAATGAAGAGGCTTCAAATATTTCTCAAGGGCAACGGCAATTGCTGACGATTGCGCGTGCGTTTGTCGCCGATCCTGAGATTCTGATTCTTGATGAAGCAACCAGTTCAGTTGATACCCGAACTGAAATTCATATTCAGCATGCCATGAACCGACTGTTGACGAATCGCACCAGTTTTGTTGTTGCACATCGACTTTCCACGATTCGCGACGCTGACAACATCATCGTGATGGATCATGGTTCGATTGTTGAAACCGGCAACCATGATGAACTCATGGCCAAAAACGGCTTCTACGCTGATCTGTATAACAGTCAATTTAGCGGTAATGTTGCTATTTAA
- a CDS encoding ABC transporter ATP-binding protein — MLKLAKKRMSGWAVIGAVLFMIVQVMSNLYLPNLTADIVNNGVAKGDIDYIWATGMKMILFALLSILASVGNVFLASQTSQKLGQKLRSDVYRKVINYSHDEMDKVGTSSLITRTTNDVTQIQNVWMMILRMMIMAPIMLIGASFLAYQKSHTLTMVFLISLPLLAFFLLIIMYFAVPLFKAMQKKTDNINLVFREGLTGVRVIRAFRQDDFEQNRFETVNQDYTHNAVKVFSIIAAVFPVMTLIMSGTNIGITWWGGHLIAQQALETGNLIAFMTYAMQILMSFMMLSMIFVFIPRAQASAVRLNEVLDQHSRITTPTSPKSLDTTHPALQFDHVQFRYHHAEEPALSDIDVQVTGGETLAIIGGTGSGKTTMVNLIPRFYDAEKGHVRVDGEDVKAVDLKKLHEAVAFVPQKANLFTGTVRDNMKYGNDEATDDQIWHALEIAQAKDFIAANPEGLDYQVEQGGGNFSGGQRQRLAIARALVKDASVYVFDDSFSALDFKTDANLRAALKADAKIQTKVVVIVGQRVSTVADADTIVVLDEGKMVGKGTHAELKATNTTYQEIIKSQIREGDEQ; from the coding sequence ATGCTTAAGCTTGCAAAAAAACGCATGTCTGGCTGGGCCGTCATCGGCGCCGTCCTGTTCATGATTGTTCAGGTGATGAGCAACCTGTACTTACCAAACTTGACAGCCGATATTGTTAACAATGGGGTTGCCAAAGGCGATATTGATTACATTTGGGCAACCGGGATGAAAATGATCCTGTTTGCCTTGCTCAGTATTCTTGCGAGCGTGGGAAATGTTTTTCTTGCGTCGCAGACATCGCAAAAACTGGGACAAAAATTACGTTCCGACGTCTATCGCAAGGTCATTAACTATTCTCACGATGAGATGGACAAGGTCGGCACAAGCTCTTTGATCACCCGGACAACGAACGACGTCACCCAAATTCAAAACGTTTGGATGATGATCTTGCGAATGATGATCATGGCACCAATCATGCTCATCGGGGCAAGCTTTTTGGCTTATCAAAAGAGTCATACCCTGACCATGGTTTTCTTGATTAGTCTGCCATTATTAGCCTTTTTCCTATTGATTATTATGTATTTTGCTGTGCCGTTGTTTAAGGCTATGCAGAAGAAGACCGATAACATTAACTTAGTTTTCCGGGAAGGTTTGACTGGCGTTCGGGTCATTCGTGCCTTCCGTCAAGATGATTTTGAACAAAATCGGTTTGAAACGGTTAACCAAGATTACACGCACAATGCCGTGAAGGTCTTTTCAATCATCGCTGCGGTTTTCCCAGTGATGACGTTGATTATGAGTGGCACGAACATTGGCATTACTTGGTGGGGCGGCCATTTGATCGCGCAACAAGCACTTGAAACTGGGAATCTGATTGCGTTCATGACGTATGCAATGCAGATTTTAATGAGTTTCATGATGCTTTCTATGATCTTTGTGTTCATTCCGCGGGCGCAGGCTTCTGCGGTTCGTTTGAATGAAGTTTTGGATCAACATAGTCGGATTACGACGCCAACCTCACCAAAGTCGTTAGACACTACCCATCCTGCACTGCAGTTTGATCACGTCCAATTCCGTTATCACCATGCGGAAGAGCCAGCCTTGAGTGATATTGATGTGCAGGTCACTGGTGGTGAGACGCTGGCGATTATTGGCGGAACCGGGAGTGGGAAAACGACGATGGTCAATCTGATTCCTCGGTTCTACGATGCAGAAAAAGGGCATGTTCGAGTTGACGGCGAGGACGTGAAAGCCGTTGATTTGAAGAAGCTGCATGAAGCTGTGGCTTTCGTACCGCAGAAAGCCAATCTTTTCACCGGAACGGTGCGCGATAACATGAAATATGGGAATGATGAGGCAACCGATGATCAAATCTGGCATGCCCTTGAAATTGCCCAAGCTAAAGATTTCATCGCGGCCAATCCAGAAGGCCTGGACTATCAAGTTGAACAAGGCGGCGGTAATTTCTCTGGCGGGCAACGTCAACGGTTAGCCATTGCGCGTGCTTTGGTCAAGGATGCATCTGTTTATGTCTTTGATGATTCATTCTCTGCGCTAGACTTTAAAACCGATGCTAATTTGCGGGCCGCTTTAAAGGCCGATGCTAAAATCCAGACAAAAGTCGTTGTCATTGTTGGTCAGCGAGTATCAACCGTCGCCGATGCGGACACGATTGTCGTGTTGGATGAAGGTAAGATGGTCGGCAAGGGGACACATGCTGAGTTGAAGGCCACCAACACGACTTATCAGGAGATTATCAAGTCACAGATTCGGGAAGGAGACGAGCAATAA